The Xylophilus rhododendri region ACGGCGGCTTGGCCCTTGAGGCGGAAGGTGCCGAGGCCGAAACGGGGGATGGTGGCGGAAGTGTTCATGCTGTTTGTCCTGCGGTCTTGAAGGAAGAGGTCCGGGCGTCGCGCCGGTCCAGCGCGCCGCTCCAGTGGGTCAGGGCCAGGGATACCAGCACCACCAGGGCGCCGATCCAGGGCGTGTGCATCAGCCCGAAGTGGCTGACGATGGCGCCACCGGCCCAGGCGGCGCCGGCGATGCCGAGATTGAAGGCGGCGATGTTCAGGCCCGAGGCCACGTCCACCGCCTTGGGCGCGAAACGCTCGGCCTGCCGCACCACATACACCTGCAGGCCGGGCACATTGCCGAAAGCGACCGCGCCCCACAGCAGCACCGTGGCCAGCGCCAGCCAGGGATGCGGCGCGGTGAACTGCAGCAGCACCAGCACGGCAGCCAGCAGGGCGAAGATGATCTTCAGCGCGCCGATCGCCCCCAGCCGGTCGGCCAGCCGGCCGCCCCAGAGATTGCCCGCCGCCACCGACACGCCATAGACCAGCATCACCCAGCCCACCGCACCGGCGCTGAAGCCGGCGATGTCGGTCAGGATGGACGCGAGAAAAGTGAAGGGGATGAAGGATCCGCCGTAGCCGATGGCGGTCGTGGCATACACCAGCAGCAGCCGCGGCTCGGCCAGCACCCGGGCCTGCTGGCCCAGCGAGGCCGGCGCGGCGTGGCGGATGTTGCCGGGCACGAAGAGCGCGCTGCCGACGAAGGCGAGCACCCCCAGCGCCGAGACGGCCAGGAAGGTCTCGCGCCAGCCGAAATGCTGGCCGATGAAGGTGCCCAGCGGCACGCCGGTCACCAGCGCCACCGTCAGGCCGGTGAACATGGTGGCGATGGCGCTGGCCGCCTTCTCGCGCGGCACCAGGCCGGTGGCGATGGTGGAACCGATCGAGAAGAACACGCCGTGCGCCAGCCCGGTCAGCACCCGCGCCGCCACCAGCGACCCGTAGCCCGGCGCCTGCCAGGCCAGCAGGTTGCCGACGGTGAACAGCGCCATCAGGCCCAGCAGCAGGCTTTTGCGCGGCAGCCGGCCGGTGAGCGCGGTCAGCACAGGCGCGCCGATGGCCACGCCCAGGGCGTAGAGGCTGACCAGCAGCCCGGCCGAGGGCAGGCCGACGCCGAGATCGGCCGCCACGGTGGGGATCAGGCCGACGATCACGAACTCGGTCGTGCCGATGGCGAAGGCGCTGAGGGTCAGCGCGAGTAGGGCAATGGGCATGGGGAGCACTCCTGCGAGGAATCGGAATGCTGCGCAGTGTGGAAGATCTTCTTTTGCCGAAAAAGCCGTGCTGCCGCAGGAGATACTTGCCGGAAAATCAACAATTCTCCCCATGAAAACCAGTCTGGACGAATTGCAGGCCTTTGTCGCCGTGGTGGACGGCGGCTCGATCACCGCGGCGGCCGAGCAGCTGGGCCAGACCGTCTCCGGCATCAGCCGCGCCCTGGGCCGGCTGGAGAAGAAGCTCGACACCACCCTGCTCAGCCGCACCACCCGCCGGCTGCAGCTGACCGAGGAAGGCACGCTGTTCCTGGCGCGCGCCCGGGCCATCCTGGCCTCGATCGAGGATGCCGAAGAACAGATGGCGCTGCGCCGCCAGCAGCCCGCCGGCCGGCTGCGGGTGAATGCCGCCACGCCCTTCATGCTGCATGCGGTGGTGCCGCTGGTGCCGGATTTCCGCGCCGCCTATCCGCAGATCACGCTGGAGCTCGATACCGACGAGCTCTACATCGACCTGCTGGAGCGGCGCACCGACGTGGCGATCCGCATCGGCCCCCTGCGCGACTCCACCCTGCATGCCCGCACCCTGGCGACCAGCCGGCTGCGCCTGCTGGCCAGCCCGGCCTACCTTGCGACCCACGGCAAGCCGCGCAGCGCGGCCGATCTGGCCGGGCACATGCTGGGCGGCTTCAGCCAGACGGAATCGCTCAACCGCTGGCCGCTGCGCGGCGACACGGGCGACGGCTGGCCGATCACGCCGCAGATCTCGGCCTCCAGCGGCGAAACCCTGCGCCAACTGGCGCTGCAGGGCACGGCCATCGTCTGCCTGTCGGATTTCATGACCGCCGCCGACCGCGCCGCCGGCCGGCTGGTGCAGGTGCTGCCGCGCGAGACCCTGGAGCAGCGCCAGCCGATCAGCGCCGTCTACTACCGCAACACCCAGCTGGCCTCGCGCATCGGCTGCTTCCTGGATTTCCTGCAGCAGCGCCTGGGCGACGGCGCCTTCGGTTAGGCCGAGGCGCGTTCCCTGGCCAGCTGGCGGATCGCCTCGACATAAGCCTCGGGCGGCTGGCCGCCCTGGATCAGGTAGCGCTCGCCCAGGATCACCGAGGGCACGGCCGTGATGCCGTGCTGCTGGTAGAACTGCTCGCGCTCGCGCACTTCCTCGGTGTAGCGGTCGCTCTCGATGACGGTGCGGGCGCCGTCCGCGTCCAGCCCCGCCTCGACGGCGCAGGCCAACAGCACGGCCGGGTCACCCGGGTTGAGCGCCTCGCCGTGATAGGCCTTGAGCAGCGCATGCTTCAACTCGCGCTGGCGGCCCTGCTCGCCGGCCCAGTACAGCAGGCGGTGCGCATCGAAGGTGTTCCAGATGCGGCCGCGCCCGGCCGGGTTGAAGGCGAAGCCGACCGCCGCGCCGCGCTCGCGGATGGCGGCGCGCGAGGCTTCCTGCTGGGCCGGCGTGCTGCCGTACTTGCGGCCGATGTGCTCGGTGACGTCCTCGCCTTCGGGCGGCATCTGCGGATTGAGTTCGAAGGGCTGGAAATGCAGTTCCACCGGCACGTTGCCCTGCAGCTGCTCGAGCGCGCGCTCCAGTCCGCCGAGCCCGACGGCGCACCAGGGGCAGGCCACGTCGGAGACGAAATCGATGCGGATGGGTGTGTTGGGGGTGGAGGTATCGGCCATGGGCCCAGAATAAGGGCAAGTCCAATCCCCGAGAGCGTCTGCGCCCATGTCCACCGCACCGTCCAACCTGATCGGAAACTATTTCGGCCGCGCCGAGGCGCTGGAGAACGTGGTCGACTGCATCCTGCCCCTGCTGACGCCCGACCAGAAGGAAGCGCTGGCCACCGCGCTCACCAACCTGTCGCTGAACCCGCCCGAAGGCACGCCGCAGAACTGGCAGTACGACCCGGAATATTCGGCGGCGCTCGACGGCGTCTACCAGACCCTGCTGGTCGAGCTCTGGCGCGAAAGCTGAAAAACCGCCTCAGGGCCTGATCTGCGGCTGAAAGACGATCAGCCCCATGCCGCACAGCGCCACCGCCACACCGGCGGCATCCCACCAGGTCGGCCGCACCTGGTCCACCAGCCACAACCAGGCCAGCGCCACGCCGATATAGACACCGCCGTAGGCGGCATACACCCGGCCGGCGGCGCTCTCGTGCAGCGTCAGCAGCCAGGCGAACAGCGCCAGGCTGGCCGCGGCCGGCAGCAGCAGCCAGGCGCTGCGACCCTGTTTGAGCCACAGCCAGGGCAGGTAGCAGCCCACGATCTCCGCCAGCGCGGTGGCCACATACAGCAGGAATGTCTTCATCGCGGAGATTCTGCAACGGTGCCGGCCGTGGCAGCCCGGACGAAAGCCGGATAAACGGGGTAAAGCGCCTCGCGGGCCTGAATTCCCGACTTAAGCAATTGACGCCCAACAGAACTTCTTGATTCAATGCGCTTGCGGATGGTCACGAGTCCATTCATTCCATTGAAGCAGCGCCAGGCAAGAAGGCGCATAGGAGCCCTCATGTTGAAAACTTTGTCGGTCAAGACCAAGCTGGCCTTGAATTTTGGCGCCCTCACCGCATTGGTCATGCTGGTGGCCTGCATCTGCCTGATGGCGCAAGCCGATGCCAACCGGCAATTCAGCAACTACGTCAACGGCCTGAGCGCCCGCGCGGATGTTGCCGAGACCGTCAGGACCGCCGTGGACCGGCGTGCGATCGCCGCACGCAATCTGGTGTTCGCCACCAAGCCCGAGGACCAGAAGCGGGAATACGAGGCGGTGGTCAGCGCGCACAAGGACGTGGGCGAGCGCCTGAGCAAGCTCGGCCAGATGCTGCGCGACGCACAGGACCCGAATGAAAAGGCCAACGAGCTCTACGCGCGCATCGTGAAGATCGAACAGCAGTACGCACCCGTGGCGCTGAACATCGTGCAGCTGGCCCAGGCGGGCAAACGCGACGAGGCCACGGCCGACATCCTGGACAAATGCATTCCGCTGCTGCAACAGCTGGTGCAGGCCAGCCGCGATTTCAGAGCCTTCACCGACGCCCGCGCCCACGACCTGATCGGTCAGGCCGAAGCCCGCTTCGAACAGCAGCGCGCCATCATCATCGGCTTCTGCATCGCCGCTACGCTGCTCGCGCTGGCCTTCGCCTACATCATCACCACCAGCATCACCCGGGCGCTGGACCGCGCCGTGACGGTGGCCGACCACATCGCCGAGGGCGACCTGTCCAACGACATCACCGTCACCTCGACCGACGAGACCGGCCGGCTGCTGCTGGCCCTGCGCGAGATGCAGGGCAAGCTGGTCGGCATCGTCGGCACGGTGCGCAGCAATGCGGTGCAGGTGGCCTCGGCCAGCTCCGAGATCGCCGCCGGCAACCACGACCTGAGCATGCGCACCGAGCAGCAGGCCTCCGCCCTGCAGCAGACCGCCGCCTCGATGGAGCAGCTGGGCTCCACCGTGCAGAACAACGCCATGCATGCGCAGAGCGCCAACAAGCTGGCCTCCGAAGCCTCGCAGATCGCCCAGCGCGGCGGCGGCGTGGTCGAGCAGGTGGTGCAGACCATGAAGGGCATCCAGGACAGCTCGGGCCGCATCAACGACATCATCGGCGTGATCGACGACATCGCCTTCCAGACCAACATCCTGGCGCTCAACGCCGCGGTGGAAGCCGCCCGTGCCGGCGAACAGGGCCGCGGCTTCGCGGTGGTGGCGGCCGAGGTGCGCAACCTCGCCAGCCGCAGC contains the following coding sequences:
- a CDS encoding MFS transporter, which translates into the protein MPIALLALTLSAFAIGTTEFVIVGLIPTVAADLGVGLPSAGLLVSLYALGVAIGAPVLTALTGRLPRKSLLLGLMALFTVGNLLAWQAPGYGSLVAARVLTGLAHGVFFSIGSTIATGLVPREKAASAIATMFTGLTVALVTGVPLGTFIGQHFGWRETFLAVSALGVLAFVGSALFVPGNIRHAAPASLGQQARVLAEPRLLLVYATTAIGYGGSFIPFTFLASILTDIAGFSAGAVGWVMLVYGVSVAAGNLWGGRLADRLGAIGALKIIFALLAAVLVLLQFTAPHPWLALATVLLWGAVAFGNVPGLQVYVVRQAERFAPKAVDVASGLNIAAFNLGIAGAAWAGGAIVSHFGLMHTPWIGALVVLVSLALTHWSGALDRRDARTSSFKTAGQTA
- a CDS encoding methyl-accepting chemotaxis protein, translated to MLKTLSVKTKLALNFGALTALVMLVACICLMAQADANRQFSNYVNGLSARADVAETVRTAVDRRAIAARNLVFATKPEDQKREYEAVVSAHKDVGERLSKLGQMLRDAQDPNEKANELYARIVKIEQQYAPVALNIVQLAQAGKRDEATADILDKCIPLLQQLVQASRDFRAFTDARAHDLIGQAEARFEQQRAIIIGFCIAATLLALAFAYIITTSITRALDRAVTVADHIAEGDLSNDITVTSTDETGRLLLALREMQGKLVGIVGTVRSNAVQVASASSEIAAGNHDLSMRTEQQASALQQTAASMEQLGSTVQNNAMHAQSANKLASEASQIAQRGGGVVEQVVQTMKGIQDSSGRINDIIGVIDDIAFQTNILALNAAVEAARAGEQGRGFAVVAAEVRNLASRSASAAKEIKTLISESVQQVSRGTDLVDQAGNTMQEVVQAIQRVSTLMGEISLASDEQSEGVRQVGEAVVLMDQATQQNAALVEQGAAAASGLRQQAEQLVTAVSVFHAERGHAGGGGALMLA
- a CDS encoding YnfA family protein — protein: MKTFLLYVATALAEIVGCYLPWLWLKQGRSAWLLLPAAASLALFAWLLTLHESAAGRVYAAYGGVYIGVALAWLWLVDQVRPTWWDAAGVAVALCGMGLIVFQPQIRP
- a CDS encoding LysR family transcriptional regulator, whose translation is MKTSLDELQAFVAVVDGGSITAAAEQLGQTVSGISRALGRLEKKLDTTLLSRTTRRLQLTEEGTLFLARARAILASIEDAEEQMALRRQQPAGRLRVNAATPFMLHAVVPLVPDFRAAYPQITLELDTDELYIDLLERRTDVAIRIGPLRDSTLHARTLATSRLRLLASPAYLATHGKPRSAADLAGHMLGGFSQTESLNRWPLRGDTGDGWPITPQISASSGETLRQLALQGTAIVCLSDFMTAADRAAGRLVQVLPRETLEQRQPISAVYYRNTQLASRIGCFLDFLQQRLGDGAFG
- a CDS encoding DsbA family oxidoreductase; this encodes MADTSTPNTPIRIDFVSDVACPWCAVGLGGLERALEQLQGNVPVELHFQPFELNPQMPPEGEDVTEHIGRKYGSTPAQQEASRAAIRERGAAVGFAFNPAGRGRIWNTFDAHRLLYWAGEQGRQRELKHALLKAYHGEALNPGDPAVLLACAVEAGLDADGARTVIESDRYTEEVREREQFYQQHGITAVPSVILGERYLIQGGQPPEAYVEAIRQLARERASA